The following proteins come from a genomic window of Verrucomicrobiia bacterium:
- a CDS encoding DUF1844 domain-containing protein: MKFSFPSDESLDQASRDEIMSHLFTGLVLQHSQLAMMMLGRVADPDTGATAPKDLESAKMFIDLLEMLEFKTRGNLTPADAALLKEHIELTRDAFAKELDEHVEQTGGQD; encoded by the coding sequence ATGAAATTTTCGTTCCCGTCAGATGAATCTCTGGACCAGGCCTCGCGCGATGAGATCATGTCCCACCTGTTCACCGGCCTCGTCCTGCAGCATTCGCAGCTCGCCATGATGATGCTGGGGCGTGTGGCTGATCCTGATACGGGCGCGACGGCTCCGAAGGACTTGGAATCCGCCAAGATGTTCATCGACCTGCTGGAGATGCTGGAATTCAAGACCCGTGGAAATCTCACCCCTGCCGATGCGGCCCTGCTGAAAGAGCACATCGAACTGACACGTGATGCGTTTGCGAAAGAGCTGGATGAGCATGTGGAGCAGACGGGCGGGCAAGACTGA
- a CDS encoding LON peptidase substrate-binding domain-containing protein, which produces MVLPNATLFPHTILPLYIFEPRYRTMLADALSSHRLFSVALQRPDRVRETPSEVAGVGIIRASVQNKDGTSQMIVQGMKRIQLGKMIQSKPYRVHEIAVFQPNLLNPGIAEALMVKARELIKIIFDEGFYPGAELLKKLPANENDATMTAQATDSYQHFLRQIEQLQDPEIFVDAVGGTLLTSAAERQVLLETPEIDERLKHLVHFLLALIERARNTGAK; this is translated from the coding sequence ATGGTATTGCCGAATGCCACACTATTCCCGCATACCATTCTACCGCTCTACATTTTCGAACCGCGTTACCGGACCATGCTGGCCGATGCGCTTTCTTCGCACCGATTGTTTTCAGTAGCCCTGCAACGTCCGGACAGGGTCCGCGAGACCCCATCCGAGGTGGCCGGCGTCGGCATCATCCGCGCATCCGTCCAGAATAAAGACGGCACGTCGCAGATGATTGTTCAAGGAATGAAGCGAATTCAGTTGGGCAAGATGATCCAGTCCAAGCCCTACCGCGTCCACGAAATCGCGGTTTTCCAGCCAAACTTGCTGAATCCGGGCATCGCCGAAGCCCTCATGGTGAAGGCCCGGGAACTGATAAAAATTATTTTTGATGAGGGTTTTTATCCCGGAGCCGAGCTACTCAAGAAACTTCCGGCGAATGAAAATGATGCCACCATGACGGCTCAGGCTACGGATTCTTACCAACACTTCCTGCGACAGATCGAGCAGTTACAAGACCCGGAGATCTTCGTGGATGCCGTGGGCGGCACCTTGCTCACCAGTGCGGCCGAACGGCAGGTCCTTTTGGAGACCCCAGAGATCGATGAACGCCTGAAACACCTCGTGCATTTCCTGCTCGCGCTGATTGAACGTGCCCGCAACACTGGTGCGAAATGA
- the moaA gene encoding GTP 3',8-cyclase MoaA codes for MSLRAPLIDSHGRVMRDLRVSITDRCNFRCLYCLPETEEAANFYRSKFDILRNPNPAKPIALNWKPKAQILTLEEIERVVRIFAGFGVDKIRITGGEPLLRKGVENLVAGVAKIPGIEDIAITTNGFHFQEKAQALKAAGLKRVSFSLDSLDHANFKKITGRDGLQEVLDGIQLARRLGFTPVKVNAVLIRGVNDHELEALAEFARAEDISFRFIEFMPLDSKHAWQKDLVISAKEILARLQAKFDLRPVKSVNLSETAKRWAFPDGRGEIGIIAPVSEPFCGHCNRIRLTADGQIRTCLFSLGEHDLKPLLRGGASDEEIQKRLRAIVWQKEDRHHIGEPEFQQPERSMSCIGG; via the coding sequence ATGAGCCTCCGCGCGCCGCTCATAGATTCTCACGGTCGGGTGATGCGTGATTTGCGCGTCAGCATTACCGACCGATGCAACTTTCGCTGCCTCTACTGTCTCCCTGAGACGGAAGAGGCAGCGAACTTTTACCGCTCCAAGTTCGACATCCTGCGCAATCCCAATCCCGCGAAACCCATCGCCCTGAATTGGAAACCCAAGGCGCAGATTCTTACCTTGGAGGAGATTGAGCGCGTGGTGCGTATCTTCGCTGGCTTCGGTGTCGATAAGATCCGCATCACGGGGGGCGAACCGCTCTTGCGTAAGGGCGTGGAGAATCTGGTGGCGGGCGTGGCGAAGATTCCGGGTATCGAAGACATTGCCATCACCACGAACGGTTTTCATTTTCAGGAGAAGGCACAGGCCCTCAAGGCTGCTGGACTGAAGCGCGTGAGCTTCAGTCTCGATTCGTTAGATCACGCTAATTTCAAAAAGATCACTGGCCGCGATGGTCTTCAGGAAGTACTGGATGGCATCCAGCTCGCGCGGCGACTCGGCTTCACACCCGTCAAGGTGAATGCCGTGCTCATCCGGGGTGTGAATGATCATGAGTTAGAAGCACTCGCTGAATTCGCGCGCGCAGAAGATATTTCCTTTCGATTCATCGAATTCATGCCCTTGGATTCCAAGCACGCTTGGCAGAAAGATTTGGTCATCAGCGCGAAAGAGATTTTAGCGCGTTTGCAGGCGAAGTTCGATCTGCGACCGGTGAAGTCAGTGAACCTTTCAGAGACAGCCAAACGCTGGGCGTTCCCGGATGGGCGAGGTGAGATCGGCATCATCGCACCTGTGAGCGAGCCGTTCTGTGGCCATTGCAATCGCATCCGGCTCACGGCGGATGGCCAGATACGCACCTGCTTGTTCAGTCTAGGTGAGCACGATTTGAAGCCGCTCCTGCGCGGTGGTGCGAGTGATGAGGAAATCCAGAAACGCCTGCGTGCTATTGTGTGGCAAAAAGAAGATCGCCATCACATCGGCGAACCGGAGTTCCAGCAACCCGAACGCTCGATGAGCTGCATCGGAGGTTGA
- a CDS encoding DUF1080 domain-containing protein — translation MTRFCTLIALCLLTACATGSASKGPQTLFNGKNFDSWVKLHGGEWTVENGEIVGRKGVEWTTNPEKSGSWLRTEKEYTDFIWELEYSVNEKGNSGVFIRSAIEKNPAFTGHEIQILDDHGREPKKFTTGSLYDVVAPTKNMSKPANEWNTLKIEARGPRVQVWHNGEQIVDHTPARSLKGYLGLQNHDDKAVIRFRNIRVTDLSQ, via the coding sequence ATGACCCGTTTTTGCACCCTCATCGCCTTATGCCTGCTCACCGCTTGCGCCACTGGCAGCGCGAGCAAAGGTCCGCAGACTCTTTTCAACGGTAAGAATTTCGATAGCTGGGTAAAGCTACATGGCGGTGAATGGACGGTGGAAAATGGCGAGATCGTCGGACGCAAAGGCGTCGAATGGACGACCAATCCGGAGAAAAGCGGCTCCTGGCTGCGCACGGAAAAAGAATACACCGACTTCATCTGGGAGCTGGAATACTCAGTGAATGAGAAAGGCAATAGCGGCGTCTTCATCCGCTCCGCCATTGAGAAAAACCCGGCCTTCACCGGTCACGAAATCCAAATCTTAGATGACCATGGACGTGAACCAAAGAAGTTCACCACCGGCTCACTCTACGATGTGGTCGCCCCTACGAAGAACATGTCCAAACCGGCGAATGAATGGAACACGCTGAAGATCGAAGCTCGCGGCCCGCGCGTGCAGGTGTGGCACAATGGTGAGCAGATCGTGGATCACACCCCAGCCCGTTCCTTGAAAGGTTATCTCGGTCTACAGAATCACGATGACAAGGCTGTGATCCGCTTCCGCAATATCCGCGTCACCGATCTTAGCCAGTAA